From a region of the Vicia villosa cultivar HV-30 ecotype Madison, WI unplaced genomic scaffold, Vvil1.0 ctg.001045F_1_1, whole genome shotgun sequence genome:
- the LOC131632862 gene encoding uncharacterized protein LOC131632862 codes for MNALLHKAQAFIAFEEGEVAAMKASRGNDAARSLNYENSGSRRGHEKRKDDRSHDAKERRGPAGRFNDYTPLNASREKILAECKSTKFKNSCIRPPKSNPARTGTDKSKYCKYHKSHGHLTEECIHLKDAIETLIKEGRLSKYTKKGEPSRRDDQRNSDEGNSPDNRPLQVPLSFTRPEDFMPSVGITTTFSEWERFPTAMVVSNGGDPGSLTISSVKRKFDELLNANADLGPTLRKFRGKSDPITFYLEELPGGAPNATIPLLVRARMANFDVQRVLVDEGSSVDIMYSHLFRTL; via the coding sequence atgaacgccctcctccACAAAGCTCAAGCCTTCATCGCTTTCGAAGAAGGAGAGGTTGCTGCCATGAAAGCCTCGCGAGGCAATGATGCCGCTCGTAGTTTGAACTACGAAAACTCAGGTTCAAGACGGGGACATGAAAAAAGGAAAGATGACAGGTCCCACGACGCCAAAGAGCGCCGAGGACCAGCTGGTCGCTTCAACGACTACACCCCTCTGAATGCTTCACGGGAGAAAATCTTGGCCGAATGCAAAAGCACCAAATTCAAGAATTCctgcatcaggcccccgaagtcaaaccCCGCAAGGACAGGAACTGACAAatccaagtactgcaagtaccacaagagtcacgggcatctAACCGAGGAATGCATTCATCTTAAGGATGCCATTGAGACACTGATCAAGGAAGGTCGCCTTTCGAAATACACAAAGAAAGGAGAACCTTCCCGGAGGGACGACCAACGAAACTCTGACGAGGGCAACTCACCGGATAACAGGCCTCTGCAAGTACCCCTGTCCTTCACCCGTCCTGAAGACTTCATGCCTTCGGTTGGAATAACTACCACATTTAGCGAGTGGGAAAGATTCCCGACCGCCATGGTCGTCTCTAACGGCGGGGATCCCGGTTCTCTCACCATCAGCTCAgtgaagagaaagttcgatgaaTTGCTCAACGCCAACGCAGACCTTGGCCCTACTCTGCGGAAGTTCAGAGGAAAATCAGATCCAATCACTTTCTACTTGGAAGAGCTGCCCGGCGGAGCCCCGAACGCCACAATTCCCCTACTCGTCCGGGCCAGAATGGCAAACTTTGACGTCCAACGAGTCCTAGTcgacgaaggcagctcggtcgacatcatgtactctcaCCTCTTCCGGACACTCTag